Proteins co-encoded in one Pithys albifrons albifrons isolate INPA30051 chromosome 14, PitAlb_v1, whole genome shotgun sequence genomic window:
- the LOC139678512 gene encoding TLR adapter interacting with SLC15A4 on the lysosome-like has protein sequence MCQPVLPSPELAQLRAWETHLDPSGLVPGPHGLLVIGLLLPLVIMLAEGILTRFIYVENCHQDKPRKSPASQKAEEGIWRQKLVDIPKIKGFAGGCEKQEEVSARRSREKPRGGPRWGCREKEPAKEEEGQVKGHVSPALHIPRRGQSLEQVDLYRSWPCNSIYQHYPDLHIGGDRVGGHTCDSGCVLDHVCEEPPDGPVLLSIDIPLGQSPPWEPPGEPSVPPLAGAGAGAGAGAGAGAAERSIVLCQEPLSNSALNKYMEAKVAELYKQFFEESLARCGSITNLLTCSWLRNSVEQISFQISQEQNIETHRARGALLHSLALLSWRNGANRTSSEFSTPNLQISKPAGLKQNCRVQFPS, from the exons ATgtgccagcctgtcctgcccagcccagaacTGGCACAGCTCCGCGCTTGGGAAACCCACCTCGACCCCTCTGGCCTCG TCCCAGGGCCCCATGGACTGCTGGTGATCGGGCTGTTACTCCCACTTGTCATCATGTTGGCAGAAGGCATCTTAACGAGGTTCATCTATGTAGAAAACTGTCATCAAGATAAGCCTCGAAAATCCCCTGCATCCCAAAAGGCTGAGGAGGGAATCTGGAGACAGAAACTTGTAGACATCCCAAAAATCAAAGGCTTTGCTGGGGGATGTGAGAAGCAGGAGGAGGTCTCTGCcagaaggagcagagagaaacCCAGGGGTGGCCCTCGCTGGGGATGCAGAGAAAAGGAGCCTGCAAAAGAGGAGGAAGGGCAGGTTAAAGGCCAcgtgtccccagctctgcacatCCCCAGGAGAGGGCAGAGCCTCGAGCAGGTGGATCTGTACAGATCCTGGCCATGCAACAGCATTTACCAGCACTACCCCGACCTGCACATCGGGGGGGACCGAGTGGGGGGCCACACCTGTGACTCGGGCTGTGTGCTGGACCACGTGTGTGAGGAACCCCCTGATGGCCCCGTCCTGCTGTCCATAGACATCCCCCTGGGCCAGTCCCCTCCCTGGGAGCCTCCTGGGGAGCCCAGTGTGCCACccctggctggagctggagctggagctggagctggagctggagctggagctgccgaGAGGAGCATCGTGCTCTGCCAGGAGCCCCTTTCCAACTCTGCACTCAACAAGTACATGGAAgccaaggtggcagagctcTACAAACAGTTTTTTGAGGAAAGCCTGGCCAGGTGTGGCTCCATAACAAACCTCCTGACCTGCAGCTGGCTGAGGAACAGCGTGGAGCAGATAAGCTTCCAGATCTCCCAGGAGCAGAACATAGAAACCCACAGGGCCAGAGGGGCCCTCCTGCACTCGTTGGCTTTGCTGAGCTGGCGCAACGGTGCCAACAGAACCAGCTCCGAGTTCAGCACCCCAAACCTGCAGATCTCCAAGCCAGCAGGGCTGAAACAGAACTGCAGGGTGCAGTTCCCATCCTGA